A single Phycisphaerae bacterium DNA region contains:
- a CDS encoding MBL fold metallo-hydrolase — MSARLVEHLVGDIRILGYSVAGEETVVACPELNVCFDVGRAPAEILPIDYVLLSHGHMDHAAGLAYYFSQRNFIGNAPGCVLAPKSLVDPIKALMQVWGRIEGHVTPTRIVGLAPGDEFQIRRGLIVRTFEINHGVQSLGFAVIEMRHKLKPEFTDRTGPQLVELKKQGIEIQQNVEIPLVAYCGDTAEGAWVDNPLVRDARVLIIECTFFEPDHASRARAGYHMHVRDVARLLSRMPNEHFVLSHLTRRTSLRDAKRTLAKMLPAEVMARVRFLMDYKLARAEREARERESPAVNPSDGPQDE; from the coding sequence GTGAGCGCCAGACTCGTCGAACATCTTGTCGGGGACATTCGAATTCTCGGGTACAGCGTCGCCGGCGAAGAAACCGTGGTCGCATGCCCTGAACTCAACGTCTGCTTTGACGTCGGCAGAGCGCCAGCCGAAATACTGCCGATTGATTACGTACTGCTCTCCCACGGCCACATGGATCATGCCGCCGGACTGGCTTACTACTTCAGCCAGCGCAACTTCATTGGGAACGCCCCGGGATGTGTGCTCGCCCCGAAATCCCTCGTCGATCCGATCAAAGCCCTGATGCAGGTCTGGGGGCGCATCGAAGGCCATGTCACGCCAACGCGCATCGTCGGACTTGCGCCAGGCGACGAATTCCAGATTCGACGCGGACTGATCGTCCGCACGTTTGAAATCAACCACGGCGTGCAATCACTCGGTTTCGCCGTGATCGAGATGCGACACAAACTCAAGCCCGAATTCACGGACCGCACCGGACCGCAACTCGTCGAATTGAAGAAACAGGGCATCGAAATTCAGCAGAATGTCGAAATTCCGCTCGTGGCGTACTGCGGAGACACGGCCGAGGGTGCCTGGGTCGACAACCCGCTGGTTCGTGACGCCAGGGTGCTGATCATTGAGTGCACGTTCTTCGAGCCGGACCATGCCTCCCGCGCGCGGGCGGGATACCACATGCACGTCCGCGATGTGGCTCGTCTACTGTCCCGGATGCCGAACGAACATTTTGTTCTGTCCCATCTGACGCGCCGCACAAGCCTGCGCGATGCAAAACGGACGCTGGCAAAGATGCTTCCCGCGGAAGTCATGGCACGAGTGCGCTTCCTGATGGACTACAAGCTCGCCCGCGCCGAACGCGAAGCCCGCGAAAGAGAGTCTCCTGCGGTGAACCCCTCCGACGGCCCGCAGGATGAATAG
- a CDS encoding sodium:proton antiporter, whose protein sequence is MRAASLHRKDLMILADASSHAATQSAHHVPSIVWVTPFAILLLCIAVFPLVKKLEHWWHHNSSKLMVAVALGLVTLAYYSMRDFGSAVHDPFAVQVMESAGFHIEEHDGHHIAARGAATAVGVLANALMEYLPFISLLFSLYVISGGIAIRGDIPAHPLTNTAFLTIGGVLASVIGTTGASMLLIRPMLRTNSERRHVVHTVIFFIFIVSNIGGTLLPIGDPPLFLGYLKGVPFLWTLHLWKEWAFMMVVLLIVYYIWDTLAYRHESKPNINLDEVRVEPISIAGKLNFALLGGVVFATGTLSPGKPFLGIEGAWEPFPFCRELVQVALVLVSLMITSKAIRKELNFNYAAILEVACLFIGIFICMQVPIEILNAEGAKLGIDAPWKFFWATGLLSSVLDNAPTYVVFFETANALTHTHVDGETIRLVTGQIIRMDHLVAISVGAVFMGANTYIGNGPNFMVKSIAEHEGVKMPSFFGYMVFSGMVLIPLFVLLTFLFIV, encoded by the coding sequence TTGCGCGCCGCTTCACTGCACCGAAAGGACCTCATGATACTCGCAGACGCTTCCTCACATGCCGCGACGCAGTCCGCCCACCACGTCCCGAGCATCGTGTGGGTGACTCCTTTTGCGATCCTGCTTTTGTGTATCGCCGTTTTTCCGCTTGTGAAGAAGCTGGAGCACTGGTGGCACCACAACAGCAGTAAGTTGATGGTGGCTGTTGCATTGGGATTGGTGACGCTCGCTTATTACTCGATGCGTGATTTCGGGTCGGCGGTGCATGATCCGTTCGCGGTGCAGGTGATGGAGAGCGCCGGCTTTCACATCGAGGAGCATGATGGCCACCACATCGCGGCGAGGGGCGCCGCGACGGCAGTGGGCGTACTGGCAAATGCGTTGATGGAGTACCTTCCATTCATTTCGCTGCTCTTCAGCCTGTACGTGATTTCAGGCGGCATTGCCATACGAGGCGATATTCCAGCGCATCCGTTGACGAATACGGCGTTTCTCACGATCGGCGGCGTTCTCGCCAGCGTGATCGGGACGACCGGGGCATCGATGCTTCTGATTCGGCCGATGCTGCGGACGAACAGCGAGCGCAGGCACGTCGTTCACACCGTCATTTTCTTCATCTTCATTGTGAGCAACATCGGCGGCACTCTGCTGCCGATCGGCGATCCTCCGTTGTTCCTTGGTTATCTGAAAGGCGTGCCGTTTCTGTGGACGCTCCATCTGTGGAAGGAGTGGGCGTTCATGATGGTCGTCCTGCTGATCGTCTATTACATCTGGGATACACTCGCCTATCGACATGAATCAAAGCCGAACATCAATCTGGACGAGGTTCGGGTCGAGCCGATTTCGATCGCGGGCAAATTGAATTTCGCTCTTCTGGGCGGTGTTGTCTTTGCGACCGGGACATTGTCGCCGGGCAAGCCGTTTCTTGGCATTGAAGGCGCGTGGGAGCCGTTCCCCTTCTGTCGCGAACTCGTGCAGGTCGCGCTGGTGCTCGTTTCATTGATGATCACATCGAAAGCGATTCGCAAGGAACTGAACTTCAACTACGCCGCGATTCTGGAGGTGGCGTGCCTCTTCATCGGCATCTTCATCTGCATGCAGGTCCCGATCGAGATTCTGAATGCGGAGGGGGCCAAGCTGGGCATCGATGCGCCGTGGAAGTTCTTCTGGGCCACGGGGCTGCTGAGCAGCGTTCTGGACAACGCGCCGACCTATGTGGTTTTCTTTGAAACTGCCAACGCACTGACACACACGCACGTCGACGGCGAGACGATCAGGCTGGTTACGGGGCAGATCATCCGAATGGATCATCTTGTCGCGATTTCGGTGGGCGCGGTGTTCATGGGCGCGAACACCTACATCGGGAACGGGCCGAACTTCATGGTCAAGTCGATCGCGGAGCACGAGGGTGTCAAGATGCCGAGCTTCTTCGGCTATATGGTGTTCAGTGGCATGGTTCTGATACCGCTGTTTGTGCTGCTGACCTTCCTGTTCATCGTCTGA
- a CDS encoding DUF1579 domain-containing protein — protein sequence MLNRKYLSLGVALRTFVLCIVLVGVSAFVTSRVISDDTAAKAGDPKQPQMPPEMAEMMKKMQELGTPGPHHRHMDAFVGEWNASGKFWMGPGEPTTTEGTATFKWILDGRYIQEDYRSEWDGQPFNGLSIFGYDNFAKQYTSLWMDNMSTSVFSSTGECDSSGKSFTFSGESPDCMTGKLKKHRMEWRVISKDKHVFEMHEADKDGKMMKMMEIVYTRK from the coding sequence ATGTTGAATCGCAAGTACCTGTCGTTGGGCGTCGCGTTGCGCACGTTCGTTCTTTGTATTGTGCTCGTCGGGGTCTCGGCATTTGTCACCTCGCGCGTCATTTCGGATGACACCGCCGCCAAGGCCGGCGACCCGAAACAGCCGCAGATGCCGCCTGAGATGGCGGAAATGATGAAGAAGATGCAGGAGCTCGGCACGCCCGGCCCGCATCATCGCCACATGGACGCCTTTGTCGGCGAGTGGAATGCGTCGGGCAAATTTTGGATGGGTCCCGGCGAGCCGACGACGACCGAAGGCACCGCCACTTTCAAGTGGATCCTCGACGGCCGGTACATCCAGGAGGATTACCGATCCGAATGGGACGGCCAACCCTTCAACGGCCTGTCGATTTTCGGTTATGACAACTTCGCCAAGCAGTACACCTCGCTCTGGATGGATAACATGAGCACCAGTGTCTTCAGCAGTACGGGCGAATGCGACAGCTCCGGAAAGAGCTTCACTTTCTCGGGCGAATCTCCGGATTGCATGACGGGCAAGCTCAAAAAGCACCGCATGGAATGGCGCGTCATCAGCAAGGACAAGCATGTCTTCGAGATGCACGAGGCCGACAAGGACGGGAAGATGATGAAGATGATGGAAATCGTCTATACGCGCAAGTGA
- a CDS encoding prepilin-type N-terminal cleavage/methylation domain-containing protein — MYASQPHRTGRNNASPAFTLIELLIVISIIALILALLLPALSASREKGRSALCLTRLRSLAFGWHMYADDNSESIVPGRMFNAPGGTTNPANYYDVGNGEKYRPRWAATMGKYVGIFAFNPPIPDDDRQDYDSAVYQCPTAPDRMDARNHAYGYNYQFLGNARQSGGVFRNFPVNRSSISSFASTVMAADCLGTAAGIATEQRKPHNNNGTDFAELGNHGWTLDPPRLLPESDHGSGDPGSPRTGVDPRHLGKAVIAFCDGHADTLTPQSVGYRQSPDGAYLDGGAAGEGQPTNSWFSGTGRDSDPP, encoded by the coding sequence ATGTATGCCTCGCAACCTCACCGCACGGGCCGGAACAACGCATCACCAGCTTTCACGCTCATCGAACTGCTAATCGTGATCTCAATCATCGCCTTGATACTCGCCCTGCTGTTGCCGGCTCTTTCCGCCTCGCGCGAGAAGGGCCGGAGCGCACTTTGCCTGACTCGTCTGCGTTCGCTCGCGTTCGGGTGGCACATGTATGCGGATGACAACTCCGAAAGCATCGTGCCCGGCCGGATGTTTAATGCCCCCGGCGGCACTACCAATCCGGCAAACTATTACGACGTCGGCAATGGGGAGAAATACCGTCCGCGCTGGGCGGCAACAATGGGCAAGTACGTCGGCATATTCGCCTTCAATCCGCCCATTCCCGATGATGATCGGCAGGATTATGACAGCGCAGTCTATCAGTGCCCGACCGCGCCCGATCGGATGGACGCGCGAAATCACGCCTACGGCTACAACTATCAGTTTCTCGGAAACGCTCGGCAAAGCGGCGGCGTCTTTCGTAATTTCCCGGTCAATCGATCGAGCATCTCAAGTTTCGCAAGCACGGTGATGGCAGCGGATTGTCTCGGCACGGCCGCCGGAATCGCAACCGAACAGCGGAAGCCTCACAACAACAATGGGACGGATTTCGCCGAACTGGGCAACCACGGCTGGACGCTTGATCCGCCGCGGCTGCTCCCGGAATCCGACCATGGCAGCGGAGATCCCGGCAGCCCGAGAACCGGCGTCGACCCGCGGCATCTCGGCAAGGCCGTGATTGCCTTCTGCGACGGCCATGCCGATACATTGACACCTCAGTCGGTTGGCTATCGTCAATCGCCGGACGGGGCGTACCTCGACGGCGGCGCGGCCGGCGAGGGACAACCGACCAACAGCTGGTTTTCAGGCACTGGCCGGGATTCGGATCCACCATGA
- a CDS encoding HupE/UreJ family protein, protein MASASRVSAHDVELTHINAQFHADGTYEIDIFYDADAWLAGVRPEHILPADLEAYLAKSDAERSAREAELDDFIRRRIKLRFDDVPDQYDLMLIRNETKAAENPHGAVAANRRIRLFGSAPEGARTFSISCSKTFGNVILFQRCGSAAPVVKRMDAGGRSDAFELDFSKSADLNGEASTRPGFLAVGRQFVELGFAHILPLGLDHVAFVIGLFLLSTRWSALLWQVTAFTVAHSITLSLAVLGVVTLSHATIARVIEPLIALSIAFVAFENVVTSKLNVWRPFVVFAFGLLHGLGFASMLLELGIPQGTQVAALAGFNIGVEIGQIVVIGLAFAAVGWWRKAAWYRRRVVIPASLVIGLIGSYWAVERVFA, encoded by the coding sequence ATGGCCAGTGCTTCGCGCGTGTCGGCGCATGACGTTGAACTGACGCACATCAACGCACAATTCCACGCCGACGGGACCTATGAGATTGACATTTTCTATGATGCGGATGCGTGGCTTGCCGGCGTTCGGCCGGAGCACATCTTGCCGGCTGACCTTGAGGCCTACCTCGCGAAGAGCGATGCCGAACGGTCGGCCCGGGAGGCGGAGTTGGACGACTTCATCCGCCGCCGAATCAAGCTGCGCTTCGACGACGTGCCGGACCAATACGATCTGATGCTGATTCGGAACGAAACGAAGGCAGCCGAGAATCCTCACGGAGCGGTGGCCGCGAATCGTCGGATCCGACTTTTCGGAAGCGCTCCCGAAGGTGCCCGGACGTTTTCGATTTCCTGCTCCAAGACCTTCGGAAATGTGATATTGTTCCAACGGTGCGGATCAGCCGCCCCCGTCGTGAAGCGAATGGATGCAGGCGGGCGCAGCGATGCGTTCGAGCTTGACTTCTCAAAATCGGCGGACCTGAACGGTGAGGCGTCCACGAGGCCGGGGTTCCTCGCCGTCGGCCGCCAGTTCGTGGAACTCGGATTCGCGCATATCCTCCCGTTGGGTCTGGACCATGTCGCCTTCGTGATCGGGCTTTTTCTGCTGAGCACACGATGGAGCGCGCTACTCTGGCAGGTGACGGCCTTCACTGTCGCACACAGCATCACGCTCTCTCTGGCCGTGCTGGGTGTCGTTACGTTGTCCCATGCCACGATCGCGCGCGTTATTGAACCGCTCATTGCGCTTTCGATCGCTTTTGTTGCATTTGAGAATGTCGTCACGAGCAAGCTGAATGTCTGGCGGCCGTTCGTGGTATTCGCCTTCGGCCTGCTTCACGGGCTTGGTTTTGCAAGCATGCTGCTGGAGCTGGGAATACCACAGGGCACACAGGTCGCGGCACTGGCAGGGTTCAACATCGGCGTCGAGATTGGCCAGATCGTGGTCATCGGGCTTGCCTTCGCGGCCGTCGGGTGGTGGCGAAAGGCGGCATGGTATCGTCGTCGCGTGGTGATTCCTGCGTCACTGGTCATCGGCCTGATTGGTTCATATTGGGCGGTTGAGCGGGTCTTCGCTTAA
- a CDS encoding class I SAM-dependent rRNA methyltransferase, whose translation MNRPPTSDARVEPPSKAVAPWVIIRSPTLHPFVYKRMVLRASPDARPGAVVQVYARLGSFCGRAIYNPNSMLALRMLTFDETPVDEAFWPARLQQAVALRRALGVDAASDAYRLVHAEGDGLSGLIAERYADHLVFEFFSLGMYQRRELIAKCLIKALGPPTVLDRGGAVSDQWTVVMRADERIEELEGFRVDRSERQYDGTVTIRENGMRFRVDAAEGHKTGFFCDQRENRRRLAALCTDADVLDLCCYTGGFGIAARVLGGAREVTSVDLDEAAIAVARKNANLNQARVSFTHADAFHYLRQMIANKRQYDVVVCDPPKFARQRDEIDDALRKYHDLNGLVAQVVRPGGIMLTCSCSGLVSAERFGEAVHHGARKSGRRLQRFDQTGAGPDHPVMMNCPESEYLKAMWFRVL comes from the coding sequence ATGAACAGACCGCCAACATCCGACGCACGCGTCGAGCCGCCATCGAAGGCGGTTGCACCGTGGGTCATCATCCGATCGCCCACGCTTCACCCCTTTGTCTACAAGCGCATGGTGTTGCGCGCTTCGCCCGATGCCAGGCCCGGCGCGGTTGTTCAGGTCTATGCGAGGCTCGGCTCATTCTGCGGACGCGCAATTTACAATCCGAATTCCATGCTCGCGCTGCGCATGCTTACTTTCGACGAGACCCCCGTCGATGAGGCGTTCTGGCCTGCGCGGCTGCAACAGGCCGTCGCATTGCGCAGGGCCCTCGGTGTCGATGCCGCGAGCGATGCCTATCGACTGGTGCATGCCGAAGGCGACGGTCTCAGCGGCCTGATTGCGGAGCGATATGCGGATCATCTCGTGTTCGAATTTTTCTCGCTGGGCATGTATCAGCGGCGCGAGCTGATCGCGAAATGTCTCATCAAAGCGCTCGGTCCCCCCACGGTGCTTGATCGAGGAGGGGCGGTGAGCGACCAATGGACCGTCGTGATGCGCGCCGATGAGCGCATCGAGGAACTGGAGGGCTTTCGCGTTGACAGGTCGGAGCGTCAGTATGATGGCACCGTAACGATTCGCGAAAACGGCATGCGATTTCGCGTCGATGCCGCCGAAGGGCACAAAACAGGATTCTTCTGTGATCAGCGCGAAAACCGCCGGCGGCTGGCCGCGCTGTGCACCGATGCGGATGTCCTCGATCTGTGCTGCTACACGGGCGGATTCGGCATCGCCGCCAGGGTGCTCGGCGGCGCGCGGGAGGTCACCAGCGTCGACCTCGACGAAGCGGCCATTGCCGTCGCCAGGAAGAACGCGAATCTGAACCAGGCGAGGGTGAGCTTCACCCATGCCGACGCCTTTCACTACTTGCGTCAGATGATCGCCAACAAACGCCAGTACGATGTCGTCGTCTGCGATCCGCCGAAATTCGCGCGGCAGCGAGACGAAATTGACGACGCCCTGCGAAAGTACCACGACCTCAACGGTCTCGTTGCCCAGGTCGTTCGTCCCGGTGGAATCATGCTCACGTGCAGTTGCAGCGGGCTTGTCTCCGCCGAGCGATTTGGCGAGGCCGTCCACCACGGCGCTCGGAAATCAGGTCGCCGGCTGCAGCGATTCGATCAAACCGGCGCGGGGCCGGATCATCCCGTCATGATGAATTGCCCGGAGTCGGAATACCTCAAGGCCATGTGGTTCCGCGTGCTTTGA
- a CDS encoding MFS transporter produces the protein MLGPYLELPRTVHILCLGTLINRAGSFLLMFLTIYVGDRLGFGPRFATFCIGVFGFGSLCGALFGGQFADQFGRKRVMVFSLITGSLILAAFPLISSRVVMVVAILMYAMIMDMYRPATSAMISDITRPDQRGLAFGLLYIAINLGFACGAAIGGTLAKHSFVLLFLGDAATTLTYGLIILILIRESMPKRETIAGGGIARIAGCPGEAQVGSSEGSASAPAPPVSDPTDIPRVSVAVAAAHIARDWAFLGYCLGSFIGAVIFMQSMSTLPLHLKSLGFGPDEYGWLVGMNGILIVIFQLPMTSLFSRFERMKVIAIGAVILGIGFGLTAFAKTGIHFAATVVIWTAAELMQAPFTQAVIADLAPVSMRARYMGVFTMSWSAAMMFGAPAGGYMLDKFGGQTLWFSCFYASIVAAAIFVLVMPGIRAPRHIAEPGTARV, from the coding sequence ATGCTTGGTCCTTACCTGGAACTGCCGCGAACCGTTCACATCCTCTGCCTCGGAACGCTCATCAATCGTGCCGGGTCGTTCCTGCTGATGTTTCTGACGATTTATGTCGGGGACCGGCTTGGATTCGGCCCGAGATTCGCCACCTTCTGCATCGGCGTTTTCGGATTCGGATCACTTTGCGGCGCGCTGTTTGGCGGGCAATTCGCCGATCAATTCGGCCGGAAGCGGGTGATGGTGTTCAGTCTGATCACCGGCTCACTGATCCTCGCCGCGTTTCCCCTGATCTCCAGTCGCGTCGTCATGGTCGTCGCGATTCTCATGTATGCCATGATCATGGACATGTACCGTCCTGCCACGTCCGCGATGATCAGTGATATCACACGTCCCGATCAGCGCGGACTGGCGTTCGGATTGCTTTATATCGCCATCAATCTCGGGTTTGCCTGCGGCGCGGCCATCGGTGGTACGCTCGCGAAGCACTCGTTTGTGCTCCTGTTTCTGGGCGACGCCGCAACGACGCTGACCTACGGCTTGATCATCCTGATTCTGATTCGCGAGAGCATGCCGAAGCGCGAGACGATCGCGGGGGGCGGCATCGCTCGCATAGCCGGATGCCCGGGCGAAGCTCAGGTGGGTTCCAGTGAAGGGAGTGCATCCGCCCCGGCGCCGCCGGTGTCGGATCCGACTGATATTCCCCGCGTCTCCGTGGCTGTCGCGGCTGCGCACATCGCGCGCGATTGGGCGTTCCTCGGATATTGTCTGGGCTCATTCATCGGCGCGGTGATCTTCATGCAAAGCATGTCAACCCTGCCGCTGCACCTGAAGTCGCTGGGATTCGGACCGGATGAGTACGGTTGGCTCGTTGGAATGAACGGCATCTTGATCGTCATCTTCCAGTTGCCGATGACCTCCCTTTTCTCACGGTTCGAGCGAATGAAGGTGATCGCCATCGGCGCGGTGATTCTCGGAATTGGCTTCGGACTGACGGCTTTCGCGAAAACAGGCATTCATTTCGCCGCTACCGTCGTGATCTGGACGGCAGCCGAACTCATGCAGGCCCCGTTCACGCAGGCAGTCATTGCCGATCTCGCGCCGGTGTCGATGCGGGCGCGATACATGGGTGTTTTCACGATGTCCTGGTCGGCCGCCATGATGTTCGGCGCCCCGGCGGGCGGCTACATGCTGGATAAGTTTGGCGGCCAAACGCTGTGGTTCTCTTGTTTTTACGCGTCAATCGTGGCGGCTGCGATTTTCGTACTGGTCATGCCGGGCATTCGCGCACCAAGACACATCGCAGAACCCGGAACCGCCCGAGTCTGA
- the selD gene encoding selenide, water dikinase SelD gives MAHVLRQLPRSAHPDLLVGHEHFDDAGVFRIREDYALVQTLDFFPPLVDDPFTFGRIAAANALSDVYAMGGLPLTAMNIVCFPDKELPLEMLMEILRGGGERCAEAGAVIVGGHSVRDAEVKFGISVTGWVDPRCIFTNAGARPGDVLILTKPIGSGTLTTARKDDRIADEDLVEAVSVMIELNAGARDAMVEIGAHAATDITGFGLVGHAFEIAEAGNVTIEIDAGSVPLLQRAAELAEAGVLTRAHKGTIAHLADRLRIEDVAPWLAKLLCDAQTSGGLLIAVPEEKADALVEALQRRRTPVAMPIGRVLSRSDAAVVLRA, from the coding sequence ATGGCGCACGTGCTGCGTCAGTTGCCGCGGTCCGCTCATCCTGACCTGCTTGTCGGGCATGAGCACTTCGATGATGCGGGCGTGTTCCGCATACGGGAGGATTACGCGCTCGTTCAGACCCTCGATTTCTTTCCGCCTCTGGTCGACGACCCGTTCACTTTTGGCCGGATTGCCGCGGCCAACGCGCTGTCCGATGTCTATGCAATGGGCGGCCTGCCGCTCACGGCCATGAACATCGTCTGCTTCCCCGACAAGGAACTGCCGCTTGAGATGCTGATGGAGATTCTGCGAGGCGGCGGCGAACGGTGCGCCGAGGCCGGCGCGGTCATTGTCGGTGGCCACAGCGTGCGCGATGCGGAAGTGAAATTCGGCATATCGGTGACAGGCTGGGTCGATCCCCGTTGCATCTTCACGAACGCCGGTGCCAGGCCGGGCGATGTGCTGATCCTCACCAAGCCGATCGGCAGCGGAACGTTGACCACCGCTCGAAAGGATGATCGCATTGCGGATGAGGATCTCGTCGAAGCCGTTTCCGTCATGATCGAATTGAATGCCGGAGCTCGCGATGCAATGGTCGAAATCGGAGCTCATGCGGCGACTGACATCACGGGCTTCGGCCTCGTGGGTCACGCATTTGAAATCGCCGAGGCTGGCAATGTCACCATCGAGATCGATGCCGGCAGCGTGCCACTCCTGCAGCGCGCCGCGGAGCTTGCCGAGGCCGGGGTGCTGACTCGCGCACACAAGGGAACGATTGCTCACCTCGCCGATCGACTTCGCATTGAGGACGTCGCGCCATGGCTGGCCAAGCTGCTTTGCGACGCACAGACCTCTGGCGGCCTGCTCATCGCCGTCCCGGAGGAAAAGGCCGACGCACTGGTGGAAGCTCTCCAGCGCCGTCGGACGCCGGTCGCGATGCCGATTGGTCGTGTGCTTTCTCGATCGGATGCGGCCGTTGTGCTGCGTGCCTAA
- a CDS encoding exo-alpha-sialidase encodes MSGRILVATRKGLMIYERAAGGAFQISKTAFLGDNVVFAMVDPRDGALYAALKHGHFGGKMHRSDDRGASWEEIGVPQYPEPPGGKSPDVCPARQIEIPWKLDLIWVLAPGGMDQPRLLWCGTIPGGLFRSTDRGATWQLVQSLWENPARKHWFGGGYDFPGIHSILVDPRDSRRVTVGISCGGVWQTTDGGETWECRATGMRAAYMPPELANDPNTQDPHIVVGCPAAPDYMWTQHHNGIFRSTDGAASWHEVSPGVSGFGFACAVHPAHGDTAWFVPAMSDEKRIPVDGRLVVTRTRDGGRTFDVLSAGLPSEHAYDIVYRHALDVDATGRCLSFGTTTGSLFVSDDVGDHWRMLSAHLAPVHSVRMA; translated from the coding sequence ATGAGTGGTCGAATTCTTGTCGCAACCCGAAAAGGGCTCATGATTTACGAACGTGCCGCGGGCGGGGCATTTCAGATTTCGAAGACGGCGTTTCTCGGCGACAACGTTGTGTTCGCGATGGTCGATCCGCGGGACGGCGCGCTCTATGCCGCACTGAAACATGGCCACTTCGGCGGGAAAATGCACCGATCCGACGACCGTGGCGCGTCGTGGGAGGAAATCGGCGTCCCACAGTATCCCGAGCCACCCGGCGGCAAATCGCCGGATGTCTGTCCGGCTCGCCAAATAGAGATTCCCTGGAAGCTCGACCTGATCTGGGTGCTCGCGCCCGGCGGCATGGATCAGCCGAGACTGCTCTGGTGCGGCACGATTCCGGGCGGGCTATTCCGCTCGACCGACCGCGGAGCGACGTGGCAACTTGTGCAGTCGCTCTGGGAAAATCCCGCGAGAAAGCACTGGTTTGGCGGCGGCTACGATTTTCCCGGAATTCATTCGATCCTGGTCGATCCGAGAGACTCGCGCCGCGTCACGGTCGGCATCTCCTGCGGAGGCGTGTGGCAGACAACCGATGGCGGCGAGACGTGGGAGTGCCGCGCGACCGGCATGAGGGCGGCCTACATGCCGCCCGAACTGGCAAATGACCCCAACACGCAGGATCCTCACATTGTGGTCGGGTGTCCGGCCGCTCCGGATTACATGTGGACCCAGCATCACAATGGGATCTTTCGTTCGACTGACGGTGCCGCCTCGTGGCATGAAGTCTCGCCGGGCGTCAGCGGGTTTGGATTTGCCTGTGCGGTGCACCCGGCCCACGGGGATACGGCGTGGTTCGTGCCGGCCATGAGTGACGAAAAGCGAATTCCCGTCGATGGCAGGCTCGTTGTAACGCGGACTCGAGATGGCGGTCGAACCTTCGATGTGCTCTCAGCCGGCCTGCCGTCCGAACATGCGTACGACATCGTCTATCGCCACGCCCTGGACGTGGACGCTACCGGTAGGTGCCTAAGCTTTGGCACCACCACCGGCTCGCTTTTTGTCAGCGATGACGTGGGCGACCATTGGCGGATGCTGTCAGCCCATCTCGCGCCGGTTCACTCCGTGCGAATGGCGTGA
- a CDS encoding MoaD/ThiS family protein encodes MARVSFTQNIQRHVNCPPCDVEGRTVREVLDRVFIENERARGYVLDEHGDLRSHMVIFVDGRTVKDRRSLSDPVGPDSAVCVMQALSGG; translated from the coding sequence ATGGCCCGAGTCAGCTTTACGCAGAACATTCAGAGGCATGTGAACTGTCCGCCTTGCGATGTGGAGGGGCGGACCGTCCGCGAAGTGCTCGATCGGGTGTTCATCGAAAACGAGCGTGCACGCGGCTATGTGCTTGACGAGCATGGCGATTTGCGCAGTCACATGGTCATCTTTGTGGATGGCAGAACTGTGAAGGATCGAAGATCGTTGAGCGATCCCGTCGGGCCGGATAGTGCGGTGTGCGTGATGCAGGCGCTGTCGGGCGGGTGA